The window GCCGTTCGCCTTGCAGGCGCGGGCGGCGAACAACGAGAACGGTTTGGGGTCCTCGTAGCGCACCGTCACGAGCGCCTTCGGCGTCAGGATGAAGCTGACGGCGGACAGCAACGGCATCCGCGTGTCGACATGGCAGAGCACGGACGCCGTCATGTAGCGCGCGCCGTTCTCCACGTAGAGCCGGCTGGAGGGCTCGATCTCCACCATTTCTTCGCGGGTCGGCACGCCGACCCCGATCGTGGCCTCGACCAGCTTGTCCTCGTCGGGGGTGGGCGAGATCAGATCGATCCACACCAGATCACCGGGCAGCGGCTCGCCGGGCGAAGGATCGACGCGCTGCAACGCGCCGTCGCGGGCGACGTAGACGATGAGCATGGCGAGCGCTCCGCCGGAGGGAGGGACTGGACGATCAGCGGCCAAGCCGCGGTAGCATGCTCCGCAAGCCTTCGCCAGCGTCGCGCCGGTTCCCTTTCTCCGCTTGCGGAAGAAGGTGGCGCGAAACGCCAGATGAGGGGTCGTCTGGACATCATCGAGGCGGACGGAGGGCGGCCCAGGCGACCCCTCACCCCTACCCTCTCCCGCAAGGGGAGAGGGGGACGACGACGTGGCGCTTCATCTCAACGCGAGCGGTCTCAATCCCCGTCGAAAAACCGCGCGCTTCCCGCGCTCCTCTACCCCGGATCGAGCGGCGAGAGGCCCTTCGCGGCGCCATCGGCGCCCACCGAGATGATCTCGACCCGCGCTTCGGCCTTGGCCAGCAGCTCGTCGCAGCGCTTCTTCAGGGCCTCGCCGCGGCGGTAGATCTCGATCGATTCCTCGAGCGAGGCGCGCCCCTGTTCGAGCCTCGAGACGATGCCTTCGAGTTCGCCGAGCGCGGCTTCAAAGGTCAGTCCGGCGACGTCAGGGTCGGACGCTTGCGCGTCGGACGCTTGGGGGGCGATGTCGGGCACGGCGCGGCTCCTCTCGTCGAGAGGGGTGGTTTAGGCGCGGATCAGCCGCGCATCAAGGCGCGGACATGCGCCGCCGTGGACTGGCCGAGCCCCTGCAGGTCGTAGCCGCCCTCCAGCACCGAGACCACGCGGCCGCCGGCGTGGCTGTCGGCGACCTCCATCAGGCGCTTAGTCATCCAGCTGTAGTCCTCCTCCACCAGCCAGAGCCCGCCGAGCGGGTCGCGCTTGTGGGCGTCGAAGCCGGCCGAGATCACGATCAGGTCCGGCGAGAAGGTTTTCAGCGAGGGGATGATGGCGTCGTCAAAGGCTTCCCGGAATTTGTCGCCGCCGTCGCCGGCGCGCATCGGGCAGTTGACGATGTTGCCGACGCCGGTCTCCGACCGGGCGCCGGTGCCCGGAAACAGCGGCATCTGGTGGGTCGAGGCGTACATGATGCTCGGGTCGTCCCAGACGATCGCCTGGGTGCCGTTGCCGTGGTGGACGTCGAAGTCGACGATCGCGACCTTCTGGGCGCCGAACTTTTTCTGGGCGTGGCGCGCGGCGCAGACGACGAAGTTGAAAAAGCAAAAGCCCATGGCGGTGGTTTGCTCGGCGTGGTGGCCGGGCGGGCGGATGCCGCAGAACGCGTTCTGGGCGCGGCCCCCCATCACCTCGTCGACCGCATGGGTGACGGCGCCGAGCCCGCGCAGCAGCGCCTCCCAGGTGCCGACGCTCATCACGGTGTCGCCGTCGATCCGCACCGAGCCCTCGCGCGGGCGGATGCGGTCGAGCGCTTCGACGAAGGCCTCGGGGTGGGCGAGCGTCGCGACCGCGGCCTCGGCGAGCGGCGCCTCGATGCGGGCGAGCGCCTGGAAGGTCTCGGCCTCCAGCGCCTGCTCAACCGCGCGCATGCGCTCCGGCCGCTCGGGATGGCCGGGCGGCGTCAGGTGGTCGGCGAAGGCCGGGTGCGAAACATAGAGCGTGGACATCGCGGCTCCGGCGTTGAATGAGGCCCGCCCGCGGCGCACAGCCGCAGGCTTCGGGACGATATGGCGCTGGCACGCCAGACGCCAACCCGGCGTCAGGCGCCGAGCGCGGCGTCCACAGCTTCGCCCTCGAGAGCTCCGGCGCCCTCGGTCACGGTGCGCGCCAGCCCGGAAGCCGCAACGGCGAGGTTCTCGGCGAAGAAGCGGGCGAGCGCGACCCGGCCCGAGGCGCGGTCGTCCGCACGAAGGCCGGCCAGCGCCTCCTCCGCGAGGCCCGCGCCGCCGGCCGCGAGCGCGAACAGGCGGAGATAGGGCGTCGCGCCGGCGAACGTCTCTCCCGGCGTGCGGGCCGCGCCGGTAAGCCACAGCGTCGCGTGTTCCAGCGCGTCGACCGCCTCCGCGAGCCGGGGGGCGGTCGCGCCGAAGCCCGGGTCGTTGGCCTCCGCCACGCGCCGCACGGTCTCGCGCAGGGAGAGAATGACGCTGCGCACGGTCTCGCCGCCGCCGAGCGGCAGCTTGCGGGCGACGAGGTCGATCGCCTGGATGCCGTTGGTGCCCTCGTAGATCGGGGTGATGCGCGCGTCGCGCAGGTAGCGCGCAGCGCCGGTCTCCTCGACGTAGCCCATGCCGCCGTAGACCTGGATCCCAAGCGAGGCGACCTCGCAGCCGACGTCGGTGCCGAAGGCCTTGGCGATCGGGATCAGCAGGCTGCCTCGGCGTTCCGCCGCCTCGTCGCCCGCGATCCGCCCCCGGTCGAGATCGACCGCCGCGCGGAAGCAGATCGCGCGCGCCGCGGCGGTGAGCGCCCGCATGGTGAGCAGCATGCGGCGAACGTCGGGATGGGCCGCGATCGGCGCGGCGCCGTCATGGCCTTCCGCCTTCCCCTGCCGGCGCTCCTGCGCGAAGGCGAGCGCGGCCTGGGTGGCGCCCTCCGCCGCCGCCACGCCCTGCAGCCCGACGCCGAGCCGGGCGTTGTTCATCATCGTGAACATGCAGGCGAGGCCGCGGTGCTCCTCCCCCACGAGCCAGCCCACCGCGCCGCCGGCGTCGCCATAGGCCATGGTGCAGGTGGGACTCGCATGGATGCCGAGCTTCTCCTCGATCCCGACGCAGGCGACGTCGTTGCGCTCGCCGGACGGCAGGATCTTCGGGACCAGGAACAGCGAGATGCCGCGGGTGCCGGCCGGCGCGTCGGGCAGGCGCGCCAGCACGAGGTGGACGATGTTCTCCGCCCAGTCGTGCTCGCCGTAGGTGATGTAGATCTTCTGGCCGAAGACCCGGTAGGTCCCGTCGCCCGCGCGCTCGGCCCGAGAGCGCAGCAGCGCGAGGTCGGAGCCCGCCTGCGGCTCGGTCAGGTTCATGGTGGCCATCCACTCGCCGGAGACGAGCTTGGGCAGATAGGTCGCCTTCAGCTCCTCCGAGGCGTGGGCCTCCAGCGCCTCCAGCGCGCCCTGCGTCAGCATCGGGCCGAGGCCGAAGGCGATCGAGCCCTCGTGCCAGAGCTCGGTCAGCGCCGCCCAGACCGAGAGCGGCAGGTCCTGCCCGCCGTGGTCCTCGGAGGCGAGCGTCCCGTTCCAGCCGGCGTCGCGCCAGCGGCGGTAGGCCTCGGCCCAGCCCGGCGGCGTCGTCACCTTGCCGTCCGCGAAGCGCGCGCCGTGGCGGTCGCCGGCCTTCGCCAGCGGCTCGAGCACGTCGGCCACGAAGGCGCCGGCCTGGCCGATGACGGCGGCGACCGTCTCCGCGTCGAGGTCGCCGTACACCCCCTCCTCCCGCGCCGCGGCGAAGCCTGCGGCGTCGAGCGCGAACAGGATGTCGGCGACGGGGGCGCGGTAGGCCATGGGCTGAACTCCTCCTGAAGGCTTGAAAGCCGGGGCGCTCTTGACGGCGCCGAGGGCCTTGGGGCAATGCCGGGCGGCGGCCTCACGCCGCGCGGGCGAGCTTAGGGCGTGATGACGGCGGATAAAGAGGCAAGCGCGGGCGCGAGGGCAGGCTTTCGTCGCACGGCGCGGCTGACGCCGGCCGACGCCGCGACCGCCGGCGCGCTGCTCGCCGCGGGCCGCCTCGTGGCCTTCCCGACCGAGACGGTCTACGGCCTCGGCGCCGACGCGACCGACGCCGGCGCGGTCGCCGACCTCTACGCCGCCAAGGGCCGCCCCGCGTTCAATCCGCTGATCTCGCACGTCCCGAGCGCGCCGGACGCGATGCGGCTCGGCCGCTTCGACGCCCACGCCCGCGTGCTGGCCGAGGCGTTCTGGCCGGGGCCGCTGACGCTGGTGGTGCCCGTCGCCGAGGATTGCCCCGTCTCCGACCTCGCCCGCGCCGGTCTGGCCACGCTCGCGCTCCGCGTGCCCGCGCATCCGCTGGCGCGCGCGGTGCTCTCCGCCGCCGGCCGGCCGATCGCGGCGCCCTCCGCCAACCGGTCGGGACGCGTCAGCCCGACGACAGCGGCCCATGTGCTCGAGGATCTCGCCGGCCGCATCGACGCCGTGCTCGACGGCGGCGCGACCGAGGTCGGCGTGGAATCCACCATCGTCGCCTGCTTCGGCGCCGAGGTGCGCCTGCTCCGCCCCGGCGGGGTCTCCCGCGCCGAGCTCGAGTACGTCCTCGGCCGCCCGCTCGACGGCGACGTCGCCGACGACGCCGCGCGGCCGCTCGCCCCCGGCCGCCTGCTGTCGCACTACGCGCCCGACGCGCCCGTCCGTCTGGACGCGACGGAGGTCCGCCCCGGCGAGGCGCTGCTCGCCTTCGGCCCGGTCATCCCTGGCGCGGAGAGCGCCGGCGCGGTCGAAAACCTCAGCCCGTCGGGCGACCTGCGGGAGGCCGCCGCCAACCTGTTCGCCGCGCTGCGCCGCCTCGACGCCGCCGCCCCCGCGGCGATCGCCGTCGCGCCGATCCCGGCCGAGGGTCTTGGCGAGGCCATCCGCGACCGCCTGGAGCGCGCCGCGGCTCCGCGCTGAACGCAAAGCCCCCTCACCCGGAAGGCTTTCGCCCTCCGACCTCTCCCCACCGGGGAGAGGTGAAGCAAGCGGCGCCGTCGCGCTCGACGGACGCCGCGAAGCGCGGGGTCTTCACCTCTCCCCGGCGGGGAGAGGTCGGCCCGCAGGGCCGGGTGAGGGGGCTTTCCTCCCCGGCGCCTTCAACCCTCCCCCGATCCGTGCGACATGACGCTCGATCCACGGAGGCTTCCCATGTCGCCCGAGCTCGCCGCCCGCTTCGCTGCCCTGGTCTCGGCCCGCGACGTGCTGGACGCCGACGCCGCGAAACCGAAGCTCTCGGAGCCGCGCGGGCTCTACCGCGGCAAGGCCGCGCTCGTGCTCACGCCTCGCTCCACCGAAGAGGTCGCGGCCATCGTGCGGCTGGCGCATGAGACGGGCACGGCGGTCGTGCCCCAGGGCGGCAACACCGGCCTCGTCGGCGGCCAGACGCCGGACGGGAGCGGCGAGGCGATCCTGCTCTCCACCGCCAAGCTCGACCGCATCCGCGAGGTCGACGCCGACGGCGACCTGATGGTGGTGGAGGCCGGCGTCACGCTCGCCCGCGCCCAGGACGCCGCGGCCGAGGTCGGGCGGCTGTTTCCGCTCAGCCTGGGGTCGGAGGGAACCTGCACGGTCGGCGGCAACGTCGCCACCAACGCCGGCGGCACGGCCGTGCTCGCCTACGGCAACACCCGCGACCTCGTGCTCGGCGTCGAGGCGGTGCTGCCGGACGGGCGGATCTGGAACGGCCTGCGTCGCCTGCGCAAGGACAACACCGGCTACGACCTCAAGCACCTGTTCATCGGCTCGGAGGGCTCGCTCGGCGTGGTGACGGCCGTGGTGCTGAAGCTGTTCCCGGCGCCGCGCGAGACCGCGACCGCCTTCGTGGGCCTCGCCTCCCCCCACGCCGCGCTGGAGCTGTTCCGCATCGCCCGCGCCCACGCCGGCCCCGCGCTCACCGGCTGCGAGATCATCCCGCGGATCGGGATCGCGTTCGCGCTGAAGCACCTCGACGGCGCGCGCGACCCGCTCGCGGAGCCGCACCCCTGGAACCTGCTGCTGGAGCTGTCGTCGCCCCTGTCGGTCGGCCTCGCCGCGACCATGGAGGCGATCCTCGAGGAGGGCTTCTCGAAGGATCTCCTGCAGGACGCGACCATCGCCGCCTCCGGCCACCAGGCGGCCGCCTTCTGGCGCATCCGCATGGGGCTGTCCGAGGTGCAGGGCCACGAGGGCGGCTCGATCAAGCACGACGTGTCGGCGCCGCTCGGCTCGGTCGCCGTCTTCATCGAGGAGGCGACGGCGGCGGTCGAGGCCCATGCGCCGGGCGCCCGCGTGGTGGCCTTCGGCCATCTCGGCGACGGCAACATCCACTTCAACGTCAGCCAGCCCGTGGGCGCCGACAAGGCGACGTTCCTCGCCGGCTGGGACGCGATGAACCAGGTGGTCCACGCGGTCGTCCACGCGCATCACGGCTCGGTCGCCGCCGAGCACGGCGTCGGCCGTCTCAAGCGAGGGCTGCTCGCCCAAGTAAAAACCGACGTCGAACTCGATCTGATGCGTATGGTTAAGAAAACGCTCGATCCGAGGGGACTGTTTAACCCTGGGGTAATACTTGAAGAAACGCGGTCTTAACGCCGACTGAGTCACGACAGGGCGACATTTTCTCCGACCGGAGCCGCCCGATGCCGATGACCCGCCTGGCCGGCCGCCTGATGTTCGCGATCGTGCTTCAGATCATCGCGACCAACGGCGTGCGCGCGGCCGACGCCCCCCTGTCCTCCGGATTCTACGCCCATGGCGGCGTCGACGACCGCTGCGGGCCGCCCGAGATCGTAAAGACCAAGTACAAGGAGCAGATCTGCTACGCGGGCGAGAGCGGCTACGGCTACGCCGCCTGCCGCTGGGTCAAGCGCACCTACGCCGTGCGCATCCCCGCGGAATGCGCGCGGCCTCCGATGCTCGAAGACGCCTACCGCATCGAGCGCCCCCGCCACGAACGCGCGCTCTCGACCAAGGGCTGACCCGCGGCGCACGCTTGTCCCGGCCTTGAGCCGGGACCCAGAACCGCTGCTCCGTCAGACGAAGGCGCGACGCTCGTCGCCCCTCCCCCTTGCGGGGAGGGGTAAGGGGTGGGAGTGGCGCAGAACGGAGCGCAACCGCCAAGCCCAAGAATCTCCCGAACGCGGCTCGCCTCGGGAGGCTCATCCGAAACCACCCCCACCCCCAACCCCTCCCCGCAGGGGGGAGGGGGGAGAGCCCGGACCCTGTCCGCCTCAGATCAGCCGCGGCTGGGCGTCGGCCAGGCGCTCCGTCGTCTCGGGCGCGGGCTCCTGCACCTCGGGGCCGTCGCTGGTCGCCTGGTTGACGCGGGCCCCGACCGCGACCGTCTCGAACGTGCCGACCGGCGCCGGGCGCACGGCCGCGCCGAGCGCGCAGGCGCCCGTCGTCGAGGCCGACGATCGCGGCGCAGCCGTGGCTAGAGCTTCACCTCGTTGTCGGCAGGCATCGTCGCTCCGGGCGACGCCGCGGCGCCGGCGACCGCCCCGGTGATGTCCGGGGACGGAATCGCGAGCTGCAGCGCGTCCGCGGTCTCCTTCCAGACCGACGCGAGCAGGGCCGGATCGCCATTCAGCTTCCGCCCATAGCTCGGGATGATCGCGCGCAGCTTGTCGCCCCACGCGCCCTTGACCCGATCGGGGAAGGCGCGCTCCAGCAGCCCGAGGATCACCGCCGGCGAGGTGGAGCCGCCGGGCGAGGCGCCGAGCAGCGCCGCGATCGAGCGGTCCTTGGCCATCACCACCTCGGTGCCGAGCTTCAGCACCCCGCCCTTCTTGGGGTCGTTGTAGATGATCTGCACGCGCTGGCCGGCCTGCCACAGACGCCAGTCCTCGTCCTTCGCCTCTGGATAGTACCGGCGGAGCTCGGCGAGCTGGGCCTCGTGGGACTGCACCAGCTGCCCGGCGAGATAGTTGACGAGAGCGATCTCGTTCCAGCTCACCTGCAGCATCGGCGCGACGTTGCTGAGCGTCACTGAGTCCGGCAGGTCGAAGTAGGAGCCGTGCTTGAGGAACTTGCTCGACCAGGTCGCGAACGGCCCGAACAGCAGCACGCGCTTGCCGTCGAGGACGCGGGTGTCGAGATGCGGCACCGACATGGGCGGCGAGCCGACGTCGGCCTTGCCGTAGACCTTGGCGAGATGCTGCGCCGCGACCTGCTCGTTCTCGGTCACGAGGAACGAGCCGCCAACGGGGAAGCCCGCATAGGCCTTGGCCTCGTCGATGCCGGAAAGCTGCAGCAACGGCAGCGCGGCGCCGCCGGCGCCGATGAAGACGAAGCGCGCGTCGACCGTCTGGATCTTGCTGTCGTCGCTCAGATCGAACGCCGAGACGCGCCACGTCCCGCTCGGGTTGCGGGTGATCGAGCGCACCTCGACCCCGCTGGTCAGCGTGAAGGTCGGCTTCGCGGTCAGATGCCCGAAGAACTGCCGCGTGATCTCGCCGAGGTTGACGTCCGTGCCGAGCGGCGACCGCGTCGCCACAAGGTTCGCCGTGTCCTTGCGGCCGGCCATCGACAGCGGAATCCATTCGGCGATCTTCGCGGGGTCGGTGGTGATCTCCATGCCGGCGAACAGCGGGCTCGCCTTCAGCGCCTCGACGCGCTTGGTGATGAAGGCCACGTTCTCCGCGCCCCAGCACAGGTTCATGTGCGGCGTCGAGTTGATGAAGGCGCGGGGATTCTCGAGGATGCCGGTCCGGACCTGATGCGCCCAGAACTGGCGCGAGATCTGGAACTGCTCGTTGATGTCGATCGCGCGGGCGATCTGGACGTTCCCCTTGTCGTCTTCGGGCGTGTAGTTCAGCTCGCAAAGCGCCGAATGGCCGGTGCCGGCGTTGTTCCAGCCGTTCGAGCTCTCCTCGGCGACGGCGTCCAGCCGCTCGAAGGTCTCGATCCGCCACTCCGGCTCAAGCTCCGCGAGCATCACGCCGAGCGTCGCGCTCATGACGCCGCCGCCGATGAGCAGGACGTCCACGCTGCGGTCGGCCGTCTCGGCGCGGTACTGGCCGCCCGTGGCCCACTTGTACGCGACGAACGCGGCGCCGGCGCCGAGAGCGGTCCCCAGAAGACGGCGGCGCGTCAAGCCAAGCGGCTTGGAGGCGGCGGCGGAACGCGTGTTTCCATTCTCGGTCATGGCGGTGCTCCGGGGCTTCCGACGGCCGACGGATGCTCTCGCGCGACGTCGCCGATCTGATTTCTTTAATTATTACAAATACCTACTAGGAGGCATATACTAAAGTACGTATACTGAGGCGCGCGGGGTGTCCACTGTCCCCAGAGGGCGCCAGGGTTGCGGCCGACCTGGGGTCAGTGCTCGATCGGGATGGGCGCTGGTCCTTCGCCGGCGGACGACCGCGCTTCCCCGCCGAACCGAGCGTTCGACGGCGTAAGGCTCTGGTTCAAGCCATGGGAGGACGAAGATCGCTCGGACCGCTCCGTCAGGCCCAAACGACTTTCAGATCAGCCGCGGCTGCGCGTCGGCGACAGGTTCGGCGATCGCCGGCGCGGGCTCCTGCACCTCGGGGCCGTCGTTCGTCGCCTGGTTGACGCGCGCGCCCACCGTCACCGTTTCGAAGGTTCCGACCGGCGCGGGGTGCAGGCCGCGCAAAGCGAGGCTGCGGCCGTCGACGCGGATGTCGAGCCAGGCCTCCCAGGTCTCCGGCGGCAGCACCGCCGGCATCCGGTCATGCACCACGGCGAGATCGGGACTGGCGGTCACCGTCACGATCGCGACCGACCGCAGGGCCTCGCCGTCCGGCCGCTTCCAGCTTTCCCAGATCCCGGCGAACATGACGGGCGCGCGGTCCGGCCGCCGAATGAGATAGGGCTGCTTGAAGCGCCCCACCGCGCGCCACTCGTACCAGCCGTCCGCCGGCACCAGGCAGCGGCGGCGCTGCAGCGCGGAGCGGAAGGCCGGCTTCTGGGCCAGCGTCTCGGCCCGGGCGTTGAACATCAGCGGACCCGAGGCGACGTCGGGCGCGAACTCCGGCACGAGGCCCCAGCGGTGGAGCGCGATGCGCCGCGCGCCGTCCTCGACAAGCGCGACCGGGATCATCTGCGTCGGGGCGATGTTGTACCGCGCGGGAAAGTCCGCGTCGGCGGCGGCGCGCAGCAGCGCTTCGAGCGATCTGCGGCTCGTGGTTTGGGCGTAGCGACCACACATGCGTAAAACCCCTGAGGCCCTTGCAGGCCGAGGCTTAACTTGCAGGAAACCGAAACGCCACGATCATCTGGCGTGAAACGCGCGCGAAGGACGTCGCGCGCCCCGGAACCGCAGTCTCCATGATCGCCGCCGAGCTTCTCCAGAACGCCCCCGAGGCCGACGCCGACGTCGCGCTGACGCCGGAGGCGTTGAAGGCCGCGAACGTGCACCCCCTGACCGGGCTCGCCACCGATTACCTCAACCACTTCAACGAAGTCGCCATGCTGCTCGATCTGCTGGCCGACATGCCGGAGATGCGCGAGGACGTGCTTGCGTGGCGGCCGGCGAGCTACCGCGAGCATTTCGAGCGTTCCGGCTTCCGCGGCCGGGCGGTCGCCGTCGCCGCCTACGAGGCCGCGCCCGCCCACATCCGGGCGCCCTTCGACGCCACGGTGGCGGCGATCGACGCCAAGCTGACCGAGGTGCAGCAAGCGCTCGACTCGGCCGACGACGACGCCGTCATGACGCTCGGGCCGACGGCCGCGCTGGAGTTGCGCCCGATGCTCGCCCGCGCCGACGCGCTGATCCACGGCGCCCCCTCGGCGTGAGCGACGACGAGGGACGGCTGCGGCCCGCGCGCCCTCTGCTCGCGGCGAGCCTCGCCTGCTTCCGCGACGGGGAGGTCCTGATCGCCCGGCGCGGCAAGCCGCCCGCGGTCGGGCTGTGGTCGCTTCCCGGCGGCATGGTGGAGCTCGGCGAAACCGCGGCGGAGGCGGCGGTGCGGGAGCTCCACGAGGAGACCGGCGTGCGGGCGACGGCGGTCGCGCTCGCGGACGTGGTCGAGGTGATCCTGCGCTCGCCCGAGGGCGTGGTTGAACGGCACGTGACGATCCTCGCCTACGCCGGCAGCTGGGTCGCCGGCGACGGCGCCACGGGTCCGGAGGCGATCGAGATCGCCTGGGTCCGCCCCGACCAGTTGGACGCCCTCGAGACGACGCCCGGGCTCAGCGCCGTCGTCGCCCGCGCGGCGGCGCGGCTTCGATGACGCGCTTGCGAAGCCTGTGTCCGCGCGCGAGGGTGCGCGGCATGTCGACCGTTCTTCGCGCCGCGCTCGCCGGCCTGCTGCTCGCGACGGCGCCCGCGGCCGCCCAGCCGCGCGAGCCCAAGGCGGCGCCCGCCCCGCCGCCGCCCGCCCCCCAGCTCCCGGCCGCCGCGGCGCCCTACGAGCCCAAGCTGATCCGCCTGGCCGAGACGCTCGGCGCGCTCCATCACCTGCGCGCCGTCTGCAAGGCGAAGGACGCCGACGTCTGGCGCGACCGCATGTCGGCGCTGATCGCGGCGGAGGCTCCCGCGCCCGAGCGGCGCGACGCGCTCGCCGGCGCCTTCAACGCCAGCTACCGGGCCTGGGCGCGGAGCTACCACGCCTGCACCCCCGCGGCCGAGGTCGCGACCGCGCGCTTCCTGCAGGAGGTCTCGGCGATCGCGACCGAGGTCAACGCCCGCTACGGGCCCTGACGCGGCGGAGAAGTCGTTTAACTTTTCCCTCCGGCGTTAACCCTTTTTTCGAGAATCGCTGCGCCCCCGCCGCCCTTCCATTAGAGTCTCAGGCGGACAGGGAAGGGACGCCATGGCTCATGACGATTCGGCCGCGACGGACGAAGGCGCCGTCGACGACCGCCGCGCCGCGCTCGCGTATCTCGACGAGGCGTGGGAGGAGGCGCTGCTGGACGGCATCGCGCCGGACTGCGTCGCGCACGCCGCGCTGTTCGCCGCGCTGAAGGAGCTGGTGCTGTCCTTCGGCGAGGAAGCGACCGCCCGTTTCGTCGAGCGGCTGCCCGACCGGCTGCGGAAAGGCGACTACACGCTCCCGAGCCTCGCGCATTAACCCGCGGGTTAACCCGGCGTTACCCTTCAGTACCCCAGCGCGACGCTGATCAGCACCGCGAAACCGAACAGCGCGAGCCCGCCGCCCGACACCGTGTTGAGGCGGCCGAGCCACTTCTCGGCGATCCGCTCCCGCAGTCGGCTCGCTCCCATCGAGAGCATCAGCCACCACGCGGCGCTGCCGATCGCCACGCCGATCGTCAGCAGCGCCGCGGCGCCGAAGTCGCCGACCTCCTCGCCGATCCCGGCGAGGCCGCCGAAGATCGCGAAAAAACCCAAGAGCACGGCCGGGTTCGTCACCGTGAGGGCGAAGGACGCGAGCGCCGCGCGGAACAGCGACATGCGCGTGTCGTTGGCGGGCGCCGCGCCCTTCGAGGGCGCATAGAGCAGCTTGACGCCGAAGGCGATCAGGATGGCGCCGCCCACCACCTTGATGACGCTGAGATGGCCTTCGATGAAGCTCGAGATCGCCGTCACGCCGAAGGCCGCGAGCCCCGCGAACAGCACGTCCGCCGTGAACGCCCCGGCCCCCGCCGCCATGGCCGAGGCCGGGCCGTTGCGGATCGCGCGGTGGATGCACATCACGTTCACCGGCCCGACCGGCGCATTGACGCCGACGCCGATGGCCACGCCCGTCGCGATCAGCGAAACGTCGTCGATCACGCGAAGCGTCTCCCCGGAGACTCGCGCCGAAGCGCGGGTTGTGCACGGACGACTGCGGTCTTAGCCCGCGGTCGCTTCGCAGGGCAACATGGGGCTCGGGCCGTCTCCCGCAA is drawn from Methylopila sp. 73B and contains these coding sequences:
- a CDS encoding exodeoxyribonuclease VII small subunit is translated as MAPQASDAQASDPDVAGLTFEAALGELEGIVSRLEQGRASLEESIEIYRRGEALKKRCDELLAKAEARVEIISVGADGAAKGLSPLDPG
- a CDS encoding histone deacetylase family protein — translated: MSTLYVSHPAFADHLTPPGHPERPERMRAVEQALEAETFQALARIEAPLAEAAVATLAHPEAFVEALDRIRPREGSVRIDGDTVMSVGTWEALLRGLGAVTHAVDEVMGGRAQNAFCGIRPPGHHAEQTTAMGFCFFNFVVCAARHAQKKFGAQKVAIVDFDVHHGNGTQAIVWDDPSIMYASTHQMPLFPGTGARSETGVGNIVNCPMRAGDGGDKFREAFDDAIIPSLKTFSPDLIVISAGFDAHKRDPLGGLWLVEEDYSWMTKRLMEVADSHAGGRVVSVLEGGYDLQGLGQSTAAHVRALMRG
- a CDS encoding acyl-CoA dehydrogenase; protein product: MAYRAPVADILFALDAAGFAAAREEGVYGDLDAETVAAVIGQAGAFVADVLEPLAKAGDRHGARFADGKVTTPPGWAEAYRRWRDAGWNGTLASEDHGGQDLPLSVWAALTELWHEGSIAFGLGPMLTQGALEALEAHASEELKATYLPKLVSGEWMATMNLTEPQAGSDLALLRSRAERAGDGTYRVFGQKIYITYGEHDWAENIVHLVLARLPDAPAGTRGISLFLVPKILPSGERNDVACVGIEEKLGIHASPTCTMAYGDAGGAVGWLVGEEHRGLACMFTMMNNARLGVGLQGVAAAEGATQAALAFAQERRQGKAEGHDGAAPIAAHPDVRRMLLTMRALTAAARAICFRAAVDLDRGRIAGDEAAERRGSLLIPIAKAFGTDVGCEVASLGIQVYGGMGYVEETGAARYLRDARITPIYEGTNGIQAIDLVARKLPLGGGETVRSVILSLRETVRRVAEANDPGFGATAPRLAEAVDALEHATLWLTGAARTPGETFAGATPYLRLFALAAGGAGLAEEALAGLRADDRASGRVALARFFAENLAVAASGLARTVTEGAGALEGEAVDAALGA
- a CDS encoding L-threonylcarbamoyladenylate synthase — its product is MTADKEASAGARAGFRRTARLTPADAATAGALLAAGRLVAFPTETVYGLGADATDAGAVADLYAAKGRPAFNPLISHVPSAPDAMRLGRFDAHARVLAEAFWPGPLTLVVPVAEDCPVSDLARAGLATLALRVPAHPLARAVLSAAGRPIAAPSANRSGRVSPTTAAHVLEDLAGRIDAVLDGGATEVGVESTIVACFGAEVRLLRPGGVSRAELEYVLGRPLDGDVADDAARPLAPGRLLSHYAPDAPVRLDATEVRPGEALLAFGPVIPGAESAGAVENLSPSGDLREAAANLFAALRRLDAAAPAAIAVAPIPAEGLGEAIRDRLERAAAPR
- a CDS encoding FAD-binding oxidoreductase, whose protein sequence is MSPELAARFAALVSARDVLDADAAKPKLSEPRGLYRGKAALVLTPRSTEEVAAIVRLAHETGTAVVPQGGNTGLVGGQTPDGSGEAILLSTAKLDRIREVDADGDLMVVEAGVTLARAQDAAAEVGRLFPLSLGSEGTCTVGGNVATNAGGTAVLAYGNTRDLVLGVEAVLPDGRIWNGLRRLRKDNTGYDLKHLFIGSEGSLGVVTAVVLKLFPAPRETATAFVGLASPHAALELFRIARAHAGPALTGCEIIPRIGIAFALKHLDGARDPLAEPHPWNLLLELSSPLSVGLAATMEAILEEGFSKDLLQDATIAASGHQAAAFWRIRMGLSEVQGHEGGSIKHDVSAPLGSVAVFIEEATAAVEAHAPGARVVAFGHLGDGNIHFNVSQPVGADKATFLAGWDAMNQVVHAVVHAHHGSVAAEHGVGRLKRGLLAQVKTDVELDLMRMVKKTLDPRGLFNPGVILEETRS
- the mqo gene encoding malate dehydrogenase (quinone); its protein translation is MTENGNTRSAAASKPLGLTRRRLLGTALGAGAAFVAYKWATGGQYRAETADRSVDVLLIGGGVMSATLGVMLAELEPEWRIETFERLDAVAEESSNGWNNAGTGHSALCELNYTPEDDKGNVQIARAIDINEQFQISRQFWAHQVRTGILENPRAFINSTPHMNLCWGAENVAFITKRVEALKASPLFAGMEITTDPAKIAEWIPLSMAGRKDTANLVATRSPLGTDVNLGEITRQFFGHLTAKPTFTLTSGVEVRSITRNPSGTWRVSAFDLSDDSKIQTVDARFVFIGAGGAALPLLQLSGIDEAKAYAGFPVGGSFLVTENEQVAAQHLAKVYGKADVGSPPMSVPHLDTRVLDGKRVLLFGPFATWSSKFLKHGSYFDLPDSVTLSNVAPMLQVSWNEIALVNYLAGQLVQSHEAQLAELRRYYPEAKDEDWRLWQAGQRVQIIYNDPKKGGVLKLGTEVVMAKDRSIAALLGASPGGSTSPAVILGLLERAFPDRVKGAWGDKLRAIIPSYGRKLNGDPALLASVWKETADALQLAIPSPDITGAVAGAAASPGATMPADNEVKL
- a CDS encoding SOS response-associated peptidase, giving the protein MCGRYAQTTSRRSLEALLRAAADADFPARYNIAPTQMIPVALVEDGARRIALHRWGLVPEFAPDVASGPLMFNARAETLAQKPAFRSALQRRRCLVPADGWYEWRAVGRFKQPYLIRRPDRAPVMFAGIWESWKRPDGEALRSVAIVTVTASPDLAVVHDRMPAVLPPETWEAWLDIRVDGRSLALRGLHPAPVGTFETVTVGARVNQATNDGPEVQEPAPAIAEPVADAQPRLI
- a CDS encoding NUDIX hydrolase; amino-acid sequence: MSDDEGRLRPARPLLAASLACFRDGEVLIARRGKPPAVGLWSLPGGMVELGETAAEAAVRELHEETGVRATAVALADVVEVILRSPEGVVERHVTILAYAGSWVAGDGATGPEAIEIAWVRPDQLDALETTPGLSAVVARAAARLR